GGTGACAATCCAGGCACCACCCCATCGTCAACGTTTCCACCTGCCGGACGACTTCCATCTGGTCGATTCGGCCGTGGCATGACACGCAGGAAACGCCCTTGTTCACGTGGGCCGAGTGGTTGAAATAGGCATACCCGGGGAGATCGTGAACTTTGGTCCACTCGATGGGCATTCCGGTTAGGGCGCTTTCTCGAACCGGCAAGATCTTTGGCGATTCCGGCTTGATGTTCGTGTGGCAATTCATGCACGTTTCAGTGGGCGGGATTGCGGCGAACGCAGCCTTCTCCACCGTGGTGTGACAATAGCGGCAGTCCATCCCCAGCTTACCGGCATGCACAGCGTGACTGAACTCGACCGGCTGCACAGGAGCGTAGCCGGGGTACAGCGTCTGGGGAGAGCCGACCAGCCCAATCACCATGGGAACGTAGGTCAAGGCACCGAACCCCGCGAACAGGAGCCCGGGCAGCAGGAAGTTCGCCCAGCGCGGAAACAGAATCAGCGATGTACCGCCGGTATCAGCCATGATGACAGGGATTCTCAGGCCGCGCGAACGAAATCGCCTCGTCCACCGGCCGGATTCAGGTAGGCGCTGGAGCTAGCAGCGATGGGATTCCAAGCCGAAGTGAAGGATCATACAGGGGTTAACAAAAGAATGAATGCGGCGAATTGTCGCACGATTTCTTACGATCCAGGATTCCCCTGTGATTTCTTCGATGGAATCGCGATCTGGTCTTCCTCAATCGGCGAGCACCCGGAACAACGGAGTGTCAGTATCAAATCAGTCGTATCGTTTTCAGGCGCGGAATCATTCCTGTCGAACTCAAGCGCCAGAAGACGCACGTCCGCCGGCGGCAGGATGTAGCCGTTGTCCTGCAATTCGTGTCGGACCTGAACAGGGACTTCGATCCGTTGGGAGGCAGTCAATCGTCCGTCAGCCCCGTCCCCCCGATTTGGGCTCGCGATTCGGAATTGCAGTCGCTCCAGAACGGAGCGGTCCGTCGCTGCCGCAGCCCAACCAACCAAGCCGACCCGGAGCCCGTGATCAGACCAGTCCAAGAAGCCGAGCTGAAACGTCCGCTTCTGAGACACTTCCGTGGGGTGTGGTTTCTCCTCGCGTGATCCCGGGAACGCCCACGACCAATCGAGTCCGGCTATCCACTCTCGCTGCAATGGCCCGAGCACGCGATGCACCGAGTCCGGCGCCGGGCGAGGATCGACCGCGGCCATGGTCTGTCGGACGGGTTTGGGCAAGTACATTGCCGGGGCGTTGGGATCCATCTTCTTGCGAAACAGAATGATCGCCCCGGGCGCGGAGAGCACGCAGATCACGACCAGGAAAACCAGGTTGTACCGCGTTTCGCGCGTCATGTTCGATCACTCTGCGACCAAGAGAAGACGTGTAGTTCAGGTGTACCGCGTCGGATCGGGCACGCCGGCTTCCTGGAATCCCCGGCGACGCAACAGGCAGCTTTCGCAACTTCCGCAGGCCGCGCCGTCGGGCGCAGGATCATAGCAGCTCTGCGTCAGCGAATAGTCCACGCCGAGGCGAATACCCTCGCGGATAATCTGCGCCTTAGTCATGTTCAGCAACGGTGCCTGGATGCGTGTCGGCCAACCCTCCACGCCCGCTCTTGTGGCTAAGGCGGCGAGGCGTCCGAATGCCTCCAGGAACTCAGGCCGGCAATCCGGATATCCGGAGTAATCCAGCGCGTTGACCCCAATGAAAATGTCGCCCGCCCGGCTAACTTCCGCAAAGGCCAAGGCAAGAGCCAACAGGATGGTATTCCGTGCCGGGACATAGGTGACCGGAATACGCCCGCCGATTCCCGCCTCATCAACCCGCTTGGGGACGGCAATGTCGTCGGTCAGCGCCGAGCCTCCGAACATCCGCAGGTCGATCGTCTGAATGAGGTGCCGCTCAACCCCCATGCTGGCGGCCACGCGCTTCGCGGCGTCGAGTTCGGTTTTGTGCCGCTGGCCATAAGCAACGGAGAGCGCGTGGACCGTAAAGCCCTGCTCTATCGCGATTGCCGCAGTCGTGGCGGAATCGAGCCCGCCCGAAAGCAGGACAACCGCTGCTTTGCCTTTACGTCCTGAGCTACCTGAATTCACGAAGGGGTTCCGCGCTCGATTACATATTGTCCCACACTCGTAACGCCGCAGTAACGGGCGCCTTCGTGGATTGCAACTTATGCGCCCCGGTAACAGAATAATAGATGCAGTCGATGCGGACCGAGCTTACTGTGGTTTCCCGCAAACGTCCACGCGTGGTCGGAGGCGGCGGGCAGTCTCGGCCCGTCGGTGGCGCCGGGTGCGCTGCGAAAGAACTCCCGGCCCATTGGAGCCGAGTAGGCCGATCATCGCGTACGAACACTACCTTGCCGTTACCGCGGCGAGTTTCCTCATAACAACATGAACTTCTGACGGGATGTGCCGGGCATGGTGCCGGGCCGTCCGTACGTCCGATGTATAGGAGAAATGCGATGAAGCGTAGTTGCAGCTTGATGTTGACGGCGGTGTTGGCATTGCTGGGTTCGCCCCTGCTGGCTCATGCGGGCGAAGGCAAGGAGCAGGCGGCGCTGGGTCAGCCGGCGCCCGATTTCACCCTCAAGGGCATCGACGGCAAGGAGTACAAGCTGTCGGACATGAAGGGCAAGATCGTCGTCCTGGAATGGACCAATCACGAGTGTCCCTTCGTCAAGCGCGCCCAGGGCAAGACCAAGGTCATGCAGAAGACCTTCGCCAAGTTCGAGGGCAAGCCGGTTGTCTGGATGGCGGTGAATTCCAGCCACTTCTGCGAGGACAAGGCTGACGGCATCCGCGACTGGGTCAAGGAGAACGACATCAACTACCCCTACCTGCTGGATGCGTCGGGCGAGGTCGGCAAGATGTACGGTGCCAAGACGACGCCGCACATGTTCGTCATCGACCAGAAGGGCAATCTCGCCTACATGGGCGCCATCGACAATGATCCCATGGGCGAGAACGACAACCCGACCAACTACGTTGACGAGGCGGTCACCGCCCTGCTGAATGGCTCGACGGTCGCCACGCCCGAGACGAAGTCCTACGGCTGCTCGGTAAAGTACAAGGGCTGATTGCGAGCCCCAAGCCGCCTTGTCCCGTGAACGGAGAAGACGGCAAAGCGGAGCATCGACACGGCCTGACCGGGGACCGCCCGGCAGGCCGTCGTTCTTTCCACGGCAGCGGGTGGGAAAAACCGGTTATCGGCGGCAGATTCCTTTCAGCGACTCAGCGCGGCGTGCCGTACAGCCGATGGCCATATATACTGATTGCCGAAAGAAACCGCGGGATGGTCTCGCGGCCTTGCCCCGGTTCGTCGAGACACCATGAATCGATCGAAAGTCGCCATTCTGCGTACGACGCCGGAAACGGTGCTCGAGGATTACCATCGCCTGCTCAACCTGGCCGACTATCAATCGATCGTGGCCAAGGACGCGGACACGGCGCTGAAGGTCAACATCAGTTGGCACTTCTTTTTTCCGGGCAGTTCGACAACGCCGTGGCAGCTCGACGGCGTCATTCAAGCCATGCTCCGTGACGGCTATCAGAAGGATCTCATCCACGCCTGCCACAACCGCACGGTGGTCATCGACGCCTACCTCGGCGAGAAGGAAAACAAACAGGTCGATGTCGTGCGTGCGCACGGACTCCGGAACATTCATCTCTATGAACCGGGCAACGAGTGGATCGATATCCACGAGGCGGTCGGAGACCTCTGCGATCGATTCCTGTGCCTGAACGATGTCTACCCCAAGGGATTCAGCATCCCCAGGCGTTTCCTGGGTGAGAACATCATCCATCTGCCGACCGTCAAAACGCACGTCTTTACCACGACGACCGGCGCCATGAAGAACGCCTTCGGAGGCCTGCTCAACGAGCACCGTCATTGGACACACCCGGTCATTCACGAGACGCTCGTCGACCTGCTGATGATCCAGAAGAAGATTCACCGCGGCGTGTTTGCGGTGATGGACGGCACGTTCGCGGGAGACGGACCGGGCCCGCGATGCATGATTCCCTATGTCAAGAACGTCATCCTCGCCTCGGCCGACCAAGTGGCCATTGACGCCGTCGCGGCGAAACTCATGGGCTTCGACCCCATGGACATCAAGTTTATCCGCCTGGCCCACGAGAACGGACTCGGTGTAGGCCGGACGGAGGAACTCGACATCGTCGGTGACGCCGAGGTGGCACAAGAGAACTGGCGATTCGTCGGTCCATTCAAGAAAATGACATTCGCCTCGCGCATGCAGCATCTCATCTACTGGGGTCCGCTCAAGGGCGGCGTCGAATGGTCGTTGAAGACCTGGCTCGCCCCCTGGGCCTATATCGCCAGCGTGATCTACCACGACTGGTTCTGGTACCCCTTCCTCGGTCGCGGCAAAGTGCGAGCCGCGCTGCGCAGCCAGTGGGGCCGATTGTTCCACAACTGGGCGTCGATCCAGCGCACGCCGGCCGGCTACGACAACGTCGGGGAATCGGCGCCGGGGCTGGTTCGCGGGACGTTCCGCCTGTTGTGGATGGCGGTAAAGATCCTGGGAACCTGCATCCGCGAGGCTCCCGAGCTCGCCACGCGCCGACGGCGGAAAGCCATTGAACCCGGCGGGCAATAATCCCTGAAGCATCGTGAAGAACGGGTCGCCGGTCACGGTATGCGCGAGCCCACCGCGCCTGCGGGATTCGCGCATTTCGCACGCCTCTCGTTCCTGCTACAATTCCCGCCCAACCCGGGGTCCATCCCATCAAGGAGGAGTCGGCCATGAAAGCACGGGACAGCTTGGCAAGCGTCTTGGTGGCGGTTGGATCTTTTGCTCCTTTGGCCCCAGCACAGCCGGGACCATTGCAGGTCACGTTCCTGAAAATCGCGGACACCGACACGGCGGTCCCGCAAGGCACCGGCACCTTTACCGGGTTCGGGGGGCCGGGAACATTGAACCTCGGTGGGCCGTCCCTCCACAACCGCAACGTGGCATTCTCGGGGAGGGACGAGGCCGATCAGATCGGCATCTACCGCTACGCCGACCTTTCCCTGAGTCGGGTCGCAGATCAGACAACGCTCATCCCGGGAACAACAACGCCCTTTACCGATCTTGGCGATTCCTCCATCGAAGGTGAAGACGTCGCCTTCCGCGGCTATCTGGGTTCGGGCCTTTCGGCTTACAAAGGCATCTTCAGCACGGTCGGCGGCCTGCACATCGTGGCCGACACCGATACCGCAAGTCCCACCGGCTCCGGCAATTTCTTTCTGTTCGGCCCGCCGCATCTCTTCGGTGGACAGACGTACTACTGGGCCACCACCGAGCTGGCGGCGCAGGGTGTTTACCGCGAATTCAGTGGGGCACCGCCGGAGATTCTCGCGGATACGAATACATTGATTCCCTCCGGCACGGGTGCCTTCACGTCGCTTACCGATTTGCATGTGGGAGCAAACGGCGTGGTCGTGTTCGGGGGCAAGGGGTCGGGCGGACAACAGGGCATCTACCGCATCATCGGGGGACAGACTGATCGACTCGTGGACGTCGCCATCGCACCACCGAACGGTGGGACGTTTCAGACCTTTGTCGGACCGTCTGTTTCCGGGAACGCGACCGCATTCTGGAGCTATACGCAACCGGGATTCCTCGGTCCCGGCATCTTCCTGGCGACCGACCCGGGGCAGGTGGAAGTGGTTGCCGATACATCGACCGAAGTGCCCGATTCGATCCCGCCCGTGTCATTTGCGTTATTTGAGAGCAGTCCGTCCTGTAGCGACGGGAACATCGTTTTCGGCGGGGAGTCAGCGGCCGGAACGTACAGGGGAATTTACGGTCGGATCGGCGGGACGCTGCTTGCCATTGCGAAACGTAATGATCCGCTCGACGGGAGATTCATCAGTCGGTTGGCGCTGAGCTCCGACGGCTTTGACGGACACCGGCTTGCGGTGGGCATTGCATTTACGGACGACACGCCGGCCATCTATCTTCTGACCCTCACAAGACGATTCGATTTCAACCTCGACGGACTGGTCGATGAACAGGAACTGCTCGAATTGCAGACATGTCTGGAAGGCCCAGAGAGTGCGATCGGACCGTTTCCACCGGACACAACCGAGCGCTACCTCCGCACGTTTGACGCGGATGAAGACGATGACGTGGATCTTCGCGACGCGGCCGCGTTGCTCAACCACTTCGCCCCTTGATTCAGGTCATCGCGTTTTGCTGCAGGTACGGTAAGGACGATCAGTTGGTACCCGTTTCCCTTGGAGGCCATTCGACCTCACGAAGCGGATTGACCGGAATCCAGCCTTCCTCGGGCTGGGGATCGACGGGCCGGTCCATGGCGATCAATTCATGCAGGCAGGCGTGAGCGAGTTCCTCGAACTTCTTGCGAGCCAAGGCGCGGGAATCGCTGTTCCATAGATCGACGCTTTCCCGCTCGCAGTTGCAGCATGGACGCGGGGGAATAAGCGTTTTCGCCGAGGCGTGCAGTGCCGCGACAGGCCTGGCGGCCGAGGTATCGTAGAGCACGCCGAACATCTCCGAGACATCCGGTGCCGTCTGGTTCACCGCGTAGATCAGTCCCAGCCGCCCCGTCAGCGCCCGCATGGCGGCATTGATCTGCACGGGCTCCGGCAGCGATCCGCCGAGGTCGCGCTGCTCGATGGGAAAGACCTCCGCCACGGCCATGAGGTCATCAAAAACTTTGTTCCATTGCAGGAATTCATTGCGCGGATCGCGAACCAGCTCCAGTGCGCGGCTTGACGAAGACTCGGTCCCTCCATCGAGGGCCACACGTGTCACCGCAATGGATGCTGGAAAGAGTCCCTGCGTCGGCCCCCCCGTGAGGACGATGTAGCTGTCGCGAATGGCCGGCACGCGCTCGGTCGCCAGATCCGTCCAGTGCACTTGCGGCGGCTGGATCCACGACGATTCCTTCTCCCGCGCGCAGGCAGCACAACCGCCACTGAGTCCAAGAATCCCCAGGACCGGCATTGCCGAACCCGCGAAGACAACTCTTGACCAAAAAGGTGATGTCATGGGCAACGTCCAGAAAACGGATACGCCAAACGCTCATGTGAAGGCGTGGCCTCGGATACCGGTAATATCGGGTCTTGCGTGCGGCAACTGCGATAACGCGGACTCAATTCCGCCCGGGAGGAGGAAAGCCGCAGGTTATCGGGCTTGCCGGCGGCAAGCCCCCGCATCGGTCCGTTTCATCCGGTAATTCACCTGCCCAAGTCTCACGTCCGATGGGTTCGGAGGGATGTTATTCGACCTTGACGGACGGGACGTATGAGTGCACAGATCGCTGCGGGCGCCGAATCGACCAAGGCCGTCGCCGCGTCCGCTTTCCGAAGACTCTCCATTCATCGATCGCTGGCCAGGCGACGCCCTCAACAACCGCTCGCCGAGCGCGTTCTCCAGGGCATTGGCCGGACGTTCTTCGATTTCACGGCAACGCGCTGGCTGCTGATCGACTCGGCCATTCTTGCCGTCGGCTTTCAGCTTGGATTCATCGTCTTCCCCCCGCCCGAAGGGCTGGCCGATCCGCATCTTCAGCTCTGGCAGGCGATCGCCGTGTACGCATTCTCGGCCGCTGTCGCCAGCCTCGTATTCGGACTGTATGAGCGCGATACGCTGATGAGCCGTTCGCGCATTTTCACGCGCATTCTTCTGACAGCGCTCACCCTGACGCTCATCGCCTACGCCGTCATCGTGGTCCTGATGTATTCCACGCTGCAACGCAAGACCACGACACTCGCCTTGTCGCTCTTCCTCGTCGGCGGTACCGGCATCCGCCTGTTCGCGTGGTGGACGATCCACCGTGTTCGCCGCGGGTTACTCGTCGTGGGAACACGTGCCCTGTACGACTCCTTCGCCGCTGCCCAGAAATGCGGCGCGCTGCACGAATATCGCCTGATCGGTTACTGCACGCCGGGCTACGAGGCGTCGCAATCCCCCCGGGACCGCGACTGCCTTGGATGTATCGATGAGCAGATCGAGAAGCTCGGACAGCAACGCGTCACGGACATTGTTGTGGGAAAGTCCGCGGCACGCGATCCGTCATTGATGGATTGGAT
This region of Phycisphaerae bacterium genomic DNA includes:
- the queC gene encoding 7-cyano-7-deazaguanine synthase QueC yields the protein MNSGSSGRKGKAAVVLLSGGLDSATTAAIAIEQGFTVHALSVAYGQRHKTELDAAKRVAASMGVERHLIQTIDLRMFGGSALTDDIAVPKRVDEAGIGGRIPVTYVPARNTILLALALAFAEVSRAGDIFIGVNALDYSGYPDCRPEFLEAFGRLAALATRAGVEGWPTRIQAPLLNMTKAQIIREGIRLGVDYSLTQSCYDPAPDGAACGSCESCLLRRRGFQEAGVPDPTRYT
- a CDS encoding thioredoxin family protein encodes the protein MKRSCSLMLTAVLALLGSPLLAHAGEGKEQAALGQPAPDFTLKGIDGKEYKLSDMKGKIVVLEWTNHECPFVKRAQGKTKVMQKTFAKFEGKPVVWMAVNSSHFCEDKADGIRDWVKENDINYPYLLDASGEVGKMYGAKTTPHMFVIDQKGNLAYMGAIDNDPMGENDNPTNYVDEAVTALLNGSTVATPETKSYGCSVKYKG
- a CDS encoding DUF362 domain-containing protein, producing the protein MNRSKVAILRTTPETVLEDYHRLLNLADYQSIVAKDADTALKVNISWHFFFPGSSTTPWQLDGVIQAMLRDGYQKDLIHACHNRTVVIDAYLGEKENKQVDVVRAHGLRNIHLYEPGNEWIDIHEAVGDLCDRFLCLNDVYPKGFSIPRRFLGENIIHLPTVKTHVFTTTTGAMKNAFGGLLNEHRHWTHPVIHETLVDLLMIQKKIHRGVFAVMDGTFAGDGPGPRCMIPYVKNVILASADQVAIDAVAAKLMGFDPMDIKFIRLAHENGLGVGRTEELDIVGDAEVAQENWRFVGPFKKMTFASRMQHLIYWGPLKGGVEWSLKTWLAPWAYIASVIYHDWFWYPFLGRGKVRAALRSQWGRLFHNWASIQRTPAGYDNVGESAPGLVRGTFRLLWMAVKILGTCIREAPELATRRRRKAIEPGGQ
- a CDS encoding cytochrome c3 family protein → MADTGGTSLILFPRWANFLLPGLLFAGFGALTYVPMVIGLVGSPQTLYPGYAPVQPVEFSHAVHAGKLGMDCRYCHTTVEKAAFAAIPPTETCMNCHTNIKPESPKILPVRESALTGMPIEWTKVHDLPGYAYFNHSAHVNKGVSCVSCHGRIDQMEVVRQVETLTMGWCLDCHRAPEKHLRPVEEVTNLGWTPPDGDQLKLGKRLKEEYGIRGVTYMTSCSTCHR
- a CDS encoding exopolysaccharide biosynthesis polyprenyl glycosylphosphotransferase, whose translation is MSAQIAAGAESTKAVAASAFRRLSIHRSLARRRPQQPLAERVLQGIGRTFFDFTATRWLLIDSAILAVGFQLGFIVFPPPEGLADPHLQLWQAIAVYAFSAAVASLVFGLYERDTLMSRSRIFTRILLTALTLTLIAYAVIVVLMYSTLQRKTTTLALSLFLVGGTGIRLFAWWTIHRVRRGLLVVGTRALYDSFAAAQKCGALHEYRLIGYCTPGYEASQSPRDRDCLGCIDEQIEKLGQQRVTDIVVGKSAARDPSLMDWMVASLRQGCRVTNEATFYETAAGEVLVDEITPQWFLFADLKVHCDQQATLKRAVDVVIATVGLALTLPIWPVIALAVKFCDGGPVFYSQERVGQNGRLFRLYKFRTMRVNAENGRSVWSSPNDPRVTHVGRFLRHSRLDELPQLFNVLVGQMSVVGPRPERPDFVRDLCEKLPYYAERHLVKPGITGWAQISYRYGSSVDDARRKLQFDLYYLKRMCFELDMMILFRTLGTFLRGAR